One stretch of Juglans microcarpa x Juglans regia isolate MS1-56 chromosome 3D, Jm3101_v1.0, whole genome shotgun sequence DNA includes these proteins:
- the LOC121253923 gene encoding MLP-like protein 28, whose product MALKGKIEAEIEIKAAADKYYNIFKTTAHHVPTATPDIVQGVEVHEGDWTTHGSIKVWKYTVEGNAEVFKEKVELDDANRAVTLVGIEGDPMKYYKSIKATYQVTPKGNGSLAKVSLEYEKLREEVPAPIKYLNMMVNITKDIDAHLAKA is encoded by the exons ATGGCTCTAAAGGGTAAGATAGAGGCTGAAATAGAAATAAAGGCAGCCGCTGATAAGTACTACAACATCTTCAAGACCACTGCCCACCACGTTCCCACAGCCACTCCTGACATTGTTCAGGGAGTTGAGGTGCATGAAGGTGATTGGACGACACATGGCTCTATCAAGGTCTGGAAATATACAGTGG AGGGGAATGCTGAGGTTTTCAAGGAGAAGGTTGAATTAGATGATGCAAACAGGGCAGTAACTCTTGTGGGTATTGAAGGAGATCCCATGAAGTATTACAAGAGCATTAAGGCCACATATCAGGTTACTCCAAAGGGTAATGGCAGCTTGGCGAAAGTGTCTCTTGAATATGAGAAATTGAGAGAGGAAGTGCCTGCTCCAATTAAGTACCTCAATATGATGGTTAATATCACTAAAGACATTGATGCCCACCTTGCCAAAGCTTAA